Proteins encoded in a region of the Pieris brassicae chromosome 3, ilPieBrab1.1, whole genome shotgun sequence genome:
- the LOC123707497 gene encoding flocculation protein FLO11-like has protein sequence MANKYLLCLLILSVALNTVSGKYGRSGGSRSSSSGRSWGKSSSGRSSWGWGSSKPSSGSSYSSSSGHSGFGSSSHGYPSSIGLSGSGSSRSSYPSVSGRGNTGSSYPWSGGLSGSSSNSHSGVSYPSSIGLSGSGSGSKYPASNGLSGSGASSKYPASTGLSGNQQFSTNTGSGSKYPVSTGLSGSGGSKYPFSTGLSGTNSRPVSTGLSTSNTGYHPTAPPYPNTQYNKPPQTHPSTISNSHSGYKPTYIGSSYNSGSYGSHVYVPTYYTSPQHIYITQYRDSGSRYNNLLTGLTLYNLGRSHTHYHDHYYYDDYYRRRYDSGTGSSYRPSVKSNEEAHCLLRVKENGKIEELKIPCEIVSTFTEGSKKVRQETVRIENTVCQNITVSNKMSTEANLTSVSTSTTEATPLSVIPVNTSFNKANQTETLTSTFATTNVTTPSLLSQNFTTSTETIPIKENNTSISTTELKNISESTTPSYSTAGNSTTPTSNVTQNVITSTESSASSASTINPSVNKTITNLNYSTTIPPPNTNNVFTNSTCTTTTTTQLKDPLTIKGPPPNPNNMECEVEIVTKDHRLRSKINCLTLMEYSKMPEPKKDSGFLPPRDKLKSWLSKPPWWLSIFVAV, from the exons ATGGCCAACAAGTATTTGTTGTGCCTATTAATACTAAGTGTCGCTTTAAATACTGTAAGTGGAAAGTATGGACGCAGTGGTGGCTCTAGAAGCTCCAGTTCTGGAAGATCGTGGGGAAAGAGTAGTTCTGGGAGATCGTCTTGGGGATGGGGTTCTAGCAAACCAAGCTCGGGCTCCAGTTACTCTTCATCTTCGGGTCACTCAGGATTTGGATCCAGTTCACATGGCTATCCATCATCAATTGGATTGTCAGGCTCTGGATCTAGCAGATCCAGCTATCCATCAGTGTCAGGCAGAG GAAACACAGGCTCCAGCTACCCATGGTCAGGTGGCCTCTCTGGTTCCAGCTCTAATAGCCACTCTGGAGTAAGTTATCCGTCGTCAATCGGTCTATCTGGTTCAGGAAGTGGGAGTAAATATCCAGCATCAAACGGTCTATCTGGATCGGGAGCAAGTAGTAAATATCCAGCATCAACCGGATTATCAGGAAATCAGCAGTTTTCAACAAATACAGGAAGTGGAAGTAAATACCCAGTCTCTACTGGACTCTCTGGGTCTGGAGGTAGTAAATATCCTTTTTCAACAGGACTCTCTGGTACGAACAGCCGCCCTGTATCAACTGGTCTGTCAACATCTAACACAGGTTATCATCCTACAGCTCCACCATATCCGAATACACAGTATAATAAACCTCCACAAACCCATCCAAGTACCATATCTAATTCTCATTCTGGATACAAACCGACATATATAGGCTCGTCATATAATAGTGGTTCTTATGGAAGTCATGTTTATGTGCCAACTTACTATACCTCTCCTCAACATATTTATATCACACAGTATAGAGATTCTGGAAGTCGTTATAATAACCTATTAACTGGATTAACACTGTATAATTTAGGACGCTCTCATACACATTACCatgatcattattattatgacgaCTACTATAGGAGAAGATATGACTCTGGAACTGGTTCATCTTATCGCCCCTCTGTTAAAAGCAACGAAGAAGCTCATTGTCTTTTACGAGTAAAAGAAAACGGTAAAATTGAAGAGCTAAAAATACCTTGTGAGATTGTATCAACATTTACTGAAGGTAGTAAAAAAGTACGTCAAGAAACAGTTCGTATAGAGAATACAGTATGCCAAAATATAACAGTATCTAATAAAATGTCGACAGAAGCTAACTTAACATCTGTGTCCACTTCAACAACTGAAGCTACTCCTTTATCCGTAATTCCTGTAAATACAAGTTTTAATAAAGCTAATCAGACAGAAACGCTTACATCAACATTTGCAACTACAAATGTAACAACACCCAGTTTACTTTCCCAGAATTTTACAACTTCGACAGAAACAATTCCTATCAAGGAGAATAATACTTCAATTAGCACAACTGAACTCAAAAATATAAGTGAATCAACCACCCCTTCATATTCAACTGCAGGGAATTCCACTACACCAACAAGTAATGTGACGCAAAATGTAATAACTTCCACCGAATCATCTGCCTCAAGTGCATCAACAATTAATCCATccgtaaataaaacaataactaatttaaattattcaactaCAATTCCACCGCCAAacacaaataatgtttttacaaaTTCAACATGTACAACAACGACAACAACACAGTTGAAAGATCCTTTAACTATAAAAGGTCCACCGCCAAATCCCAATAATATGGAATGTGAAGTTGAAATTGTAACAAAAGATCATCGACTCagatcaaaaataaattgtctcACATTAATGGAATATTCTAAGATGCCAGAACCAAAAAAAGATTCAGGGTTTTTGCCACCCAGAGACAAATTAAAGTCATGGTTATCTAAACCACCGTGGTGGTTATCTATCTTTGTTGcagtgtaa